One Blastocatellia bacterium DNA segment encodes these proteins:
- a CDS encoding PDZ domain-containing protein yields MRKRILFFLSVLLMAAGLTGWGAPSWAFDETNDQDTITEQNVVLIQDEDESNAPYFFSMYASAGGSFLGVTTEEVTPEVVRRLKLKEERGALITSVLPDSAAAKAGLQKDDVIVRWNGAPVESASQLHRLIRETPSGRMVRLGVVRDGREIEMRVTLGKRSEHEPRQFRGLLDRETQERLREPFGKAREALENLDWGAYFGAFSGRGRMGITLQELTPQLADYFGVKDRTGVLISSVREDSPASRAGLKAGDVIIAIDGESVQDANDVIRVVAKKEQGPVEVRIVRERREMTVTVTLEKKEKAMPYFFGPEAGAVRFRAPHIRLFVPRIREIIPAPVRPLKQIGTPAGVI; encoded by the coding sequence ATGCGAAAACGCATTCTTTTCTTCTTGTCAGTTCTGCTGATGGCTGCGGGCCTGACGGGCTGGGGCGCTCCCAGTTGGGCTTTCGATGAGACAAACGACCAGGACACCATTACTGAGCAGAATGTGGTTTTGATTCAAGACGAAGATGAAAGTAACGCGCCGTACTTCTTCAGCATGTATGCCAGCGCCGGCGGCAGCTTTCTTGGTGTGACGACTGAGGAAGTCACCCCGGAGGTTGTACGACGACTGAAGCTGAAAGAAGAACGTGGGGCCTTGATCACGAGTGTACTACCCGACAGCGCGGCGGCCAAAGCCGGATTACAAAAGGACGACGTGATCGTTCGCTGGAACGGAGCGCCTGTGGAAAGCGCTTCCCAACTTCACCGCCTTATTCGCGAAACGCCCAGTGGACGGATGGTTCGATTGGGGGTCGTTCGCGATGGCCGCGAAATCGAGATGCGAGTCACGCTGGGTAAACGCTCGGAACACGAGCCGAGGCAATTTAGAGGTCTCCTGGACCGAGAAACACAAGAGCGGTTGCGCGAGCCGTTCGGCAAAGCGCGCGAGGCTCTGGAGAACCTAGATTGGGGCGCTTACTTCGGAGCATTCAGCGGTCGTGGACGGATGGGCATCACACTGCAAGAACTGACGCCACAGTTAGCCGACTATTTTGGCGTGAAAGATCGAACCGGTGTGCTGATTTCTTCTGTGCGTGAAGATTCACCGGCCAGTCGAGCAGGCCTCAAAGCAGGCGATGTCATCATCGCTATTGACGGAGAGAGCGTGCAAGACGCCAATGATGTGATCCGCGTGGTCGCCAAAAAGGAGCAAGGGCCAGTAGAGGTGCGCATCGTGCGTGAGCGGCGCGAAATGACCGTGACGGTGACACTGGAGAAGAAGGAAAAAGCCATGCCCTACTTCTTTGGCCCCGAAGCCGGTGCAGTGCGCTTTCGGGCGCCGCACATCAGGCTGTTCGTGCCTCGCATCAGAGAGATTATCCCGGCGCCAGTTAGGCCGCTCAAGCAAATTGGTACGCCGGCAGGCGTGATTTAG